The window AATTTCTTTCCCGTATCCGTCCTATGCCCTGCACTGCTTTTTAATTGAAATTCCGGTAGGAATTTTAGATAAGGATAACCGCCATTTTTCACACCGTTTATATCATGTTGCCAGGTATGGATAAAATCCCAATCCTTGTAGATATTTTCCTCATAAGGGTAAGTCATCTGTACCGTATTGAAGCCTTTTCCTCCGAAACTCAATAATTGTCCCGACTGCTCCGTGTCCCAATAGCAATTTCGAATACGGCCATCTTCATTGAGACCGACGAGACCACGACCGCCATCCTCGCCAAAGACAGTTCCGGTCGCGTAACATTCGCGTATTATACCGTGGCTATAACCTGCAAGACCGCCCACATTTTTTTTGCCGGTTACGGATCCCGTGGCATAGGACTGCTTCAGCAAAGCTTTAAAATTGTTTCCATCAAGACCGCCAACCCATGAGCCCCCCTTGACGGATCCGGCGGCATAGCAATTTTTGACCGTACCGCTGCTCTTACCAATAAGACCGCCAATATCGTAGGAAAAATTTCCGCCGGACACGTCACAGACAGAAAAGCTATCTTTAACAGTTCCATAACGAATATATCCTATGAGTCCGCCAATATGAAAGGAATTGTTGCTTCCACGGATCTTACCGGAAACATAGCAACCACTAATAGAACCGCTACTGTAACCTGCCAGACCACCGACATAAGAGCCGCCTATGATCGTGCAATTTTCCAAGCCAAGATTCTTTATGGATGCAGAAGATACTAAAGATCGAAAAAGCCCTATATTTGTTTGGTCGGGACGGTTGATATACAGCCCTTTAATCACATGACCACGACCATTAAGCGTTCCTGTAAATCGATTGATTTTGTTGCCAATAGGTGAAAAACCTCTGCCATGATTCCACGTTATCGTTATGCTCGCATCTATATCTTTAGTGAGGATATATTTGCCGTCCAATGGCCAGCCGCTAACATAGCCGATTTTTTGCAATTCCTCTATACTCGAAATTTTGATGGGCGCAATGATTCTGGCAACAATCCTCAAGAGCACGACCAAAGCAATGACAATAATCCACGCATAAATAGTCATAAGCAACCTCCATTTACAATCTTCCGGCTCATTACGCTACTTATATTAATCGGAATATAAATCAAAATTTCGTATTTATTAATTTTAATCGGATACTCAGTATTACATATAAAATCCCTATTGTAAAGATATTTTAAGCTTCAACCGAGTATCTCCACTTCGATGTACCCTATTATTTATGTACGGTTTCGAAATATTACGCTATATCATCGTCTCTTTCAGAGATCCTTATCTTTTCAAAAGACATAAACACGGTGAATGTGTTAGAATCTCTTTTGTCCTGATCGGTTCAATCTTGTCTTTTTAACTCGTACTTAACCATATGATCCAAATAAACGTTTAGACGCTGAAATAATGAGAAGGTATTCCTACAAACTACGGCGCCAAAATAAATTTTGGATTCAGATTCATCAGGTATAAGGAGCGTTTTTCTATGTTATATGCCGTCGGTTATCTTGGTGTTATCAATCTCTTAGCCTGGCTCTTTACCCGCTACGATAAATACGCAGCAAGAACGCAGCGTTGGCGCATAAGCGAACGTACGCTGCTCCTTCTGGCGGTTGCCGGTGGTTCTCTTATCATGTTTTTAACCATGCTTTCCGTTCGGCATAAAACTCGACACGCCAAGTTTATGCTCGGTATTCCCCTGATTATTATTTTGCAACTTGCAGCACTGATATGGTTTTTCAAAGACTCAAGCTTTTTTTCAACAGGACTTTCAATACTATGACGCGACTTCTCCTCTCTCTACTTTCCCTTTGTTTTCTATGTGCCTTTGCGCTGCCCGCTTACAGCAATGAAAGCACAGCTGCCGTGACGAACGAGACTCTTCCCAATCTTGCGGACACGATCAAAGAAGCGGTTCACAAGGTCACACCTTCTCTGGTACGTATTGATGTGGTGGAAGCTTATTATCGTGACGGACGCGAAATGAAATCTGAGGCATCCGGCAGCGGCGTAGTTATCACGAAAGAAGGACACGTCATAACTAACCATCATGTTGCCGGCCATGCGAAGCAATTAAAATGTGTCTTCGCCGACAAGTCTGAATTTGAAGCGGAACTGGTGGGTACTGATCCCTTGACTGACATTTCTGTAATTCGCTTAAAAACGGACGACAACATTGAATTCCCGGTAGTCATATGGGGCGACTGCACAGGCGTTTGTGTAGGCGATCATGTATTAGCGATGGGCAGCCCTTTGGCCTTGTCCCAGTCTGTCACCTTGGGCATTATCAGCAACACGGAAATGACCATGCCTGAATGGATGAGCCGCGACGGCGGACTCACCATTGACGGCGAGGATGTGGGCGCCTTGGTGCGCTGGCTCGCCCATGACGCACAGATTTTTGGCGGCAACTCAGGCGGACCTCTTGTGAATCTTCAGGGACAAGTAATCGGCATTAATGAAATTCGCATGGGACTGAGCGGTGCCATACCGGGCAACCTTGCGCGCAGTGTAGCGGAAGAAATTATCCGTTCGGGGAATGTGCATCGTTCGTGGGTGGGGTTAAATGTGCAGCCTCGTTTAAAATCAGACACACGAAAAATAGGCGCGCTGATCAATACGGTTATTGCAGATTCACCGGCGGAAAAGGCCGGGCTTCGCTCAGGCGATCTGCTGACGGCTATCAACGATACCGTTATCGACATTCGTTTTTTGGTGCAGTTGCCGGATTTCAATCTCCTCGTGGCAGACTTGCCCACCAACGAAACGGCACGCTTCACCATAGAACGGGACGGGAAGCAAGAAATCATTGATGTGGTTCCCATAGAACGAGAGACCTATGAACTCCTCCAATTTGAGCAACTCTACTGGGGCATCACAATCCGTGATATCTCCTTTATGATGGCAAAAGAAATGAAACGCGATAATACAGAGGGCGTTCTGGTGACTTCAGTGCAATCAGGCGGCCCGGCAGGCGATGCGGTCCCCCCCATATCAAGAGATGACGTGATTGTAGAGATTGAGGGGCAAGCCATTAAAAATGTTGCTGACTTCCGCGAAATCACGACCAAGCTCATGGAAGAAAGCACGGCGCCGCGACCTGTCTTAACCGCATTCGACCGTAAAAATGACCGGTTCTTAACCATCGTAAAAATTGGTATCCGCCCCCTAGGCGATCCGGGCATGGAAGTTAAAAAAGCGTGGCTGCCTGTGGAATATCAAGTCATTTCCCGCGATATTGCCCAGTCCATGGACGAGCCGACCTTGACCGGGTTCCGCGTCACGCAAGTATATAAAGACAGTACCGCAGCGAAAGCGGGCATCACTGTGGGCGACTTTATTCTATCCGTTGACGGCGAGAAGATGACCGCTGCGTTGCCGGAACATCATGAAGAATTGGCGGCCTATATACGTCAATACACTCCCGGCGACACGGTCGAGCTCAGCATAAAGCGGGGCTCAGAGAAGCTGTCCCTCCCTGTTGTCTTAGTGGAAGCGCCGAAACTGGCGCGCGAAATGAAAAAATACCAAGATGAAGTCTTTGAGTTTACTGTCCGTGATATCACCTACTTTGACCGCGCTTCTGAAAAATGGGCGCAGGAACAGACCGGTGTACTTGTAGAACAAGTTAAACCGGGCGGCTGGGCAGCGCTGGGCAGATTGTCCACGAGCGATCTCATCATCGGTATTGGCGATACACCCGTGAATACAGTGGACGAGGTGCGCGAACAAATGACTGCCATCATTGACGCCGCAGAAGAATATGTGGTTCTTAAAATTCGTAGAGGAATACGGATACTCTATTTGGAACTGACGCCCAACTGGGACAATAAAGGCGATTAAGCCGCGTTGAAACAGGCGGCAAGCTATTTTCATATAGTTACCGGGACTAGGGCGTTGCGTCGCGTTGTGCCTTGTTGAACCTGTTTCGGATTTTTCTTATAATCAAAGACATCAACCCAAGACCGCATTTTGCGGAAGGAGTATATAACATGGCTAATTTCAAACTTGGTTTCATTGGTGCCGGATTTATTGGCAAATTCCAAGCCAAAGCGCTAAGCCAAATCCGCGGCTGTGAACTGGCCGGTGTCCACGCGCTGAAAGGCGCGGAAGAACTTTCAGCCTATTCCAAAGCGAATAACCTGGGCGACTGTGTGGTCTACGATTCTGTTGGCGAACTTTGCAAAAACGTTGATGCAGTCGCTATTTTCGCGCCCAATTTCGTGCGTATCCAGATCATGAAAGAAATCGTGGAAGCCGTGAAGGCAGGCGCCGCGCTCAAAGGTATTATTTGTGAAAAGCCTTTAGGCCGCACTATCCAAGAAGCACAGCAATTGGTGGATCTTGCTGCTGAGATCAAAATGCCTACCGCCTATTTCGAAAACCAAATCCATATGAAAGGCATTCGTGCGCAAAAAGAACAATTGGCTCCCGTGGAAAAGACCATGGGCCCCTTGGCGCTGGCGCGCAGTGCTGAAGAA of the Candidatus Hydrogenedentota bacterium genome contains:
- a CDS encoding phage tail tape measure protein gives rise to the protein MTIYAWIIVIALVVLLRIVARIIAPIKISSIEELQKIGYVSGWPLDGKYILTKDIDASITITWNHGRGFSPIGNKINRFTGTLNGRGHVIKGLYINRPDQTNIGLFRSLVSSASIKNLGLENCTIIGGSYVGGLAGYSSGSISGCYVSGKIRGSNNSFHIGGLIGYIRYGTVKDSFSVCDVSGGNFSYDIGGLIGKSSGTVKNCYAAGSVKGGSWVGGLDGNNFKALLKQSYATGSVTGKKNVGGLAGYSHGIIRECYATGTVFGEDGGRGLVGLNEDGRIRNCYWDTEQSGQLLSFGGKGFNTVQMTYPYEENIYKDWDFIHTWQHDINGVKNGGYPYLKFLPEFQLKSSAGHRTDTGKKFYSLHGPLKAKVPCIKIVKRPDTDHEQDH
- a CDS encoding DUF1294 domain-containing protein; this translates as MLYAVGYLGVINLLAWLFTRYDKYAARTQRWRISERTLLLLAVAGGSLIMFLTMLSVRHKTRHAKFMLGIPLIIILQLAALIWFFKDSSFFSTGLSIL
- a CDS encoding PDZ domain-containing protein, which gives rise to MTRLLLSLLSLCFLCAFALPAYSNESTAAVTNETLPNLADTIKEAVHKVTPSLVRIDVVEAYYRDGREMKSEASGSGVVITKEGHVITNHHVAGHAKQLKCVFADKSEFEAELVGTDPLTDISVIRLKTDDNIEFPVVIWGDCTGVCVGDHVLAMGSPLALSQSVTLGIISNTEMTMPEWMSRDGGLTIDGEDVGALVRWLAHDAQIFGGNSGGPLVNLQGQVIGINEIRMGLSGAIPGNLARSVAEEIIRSGNVHRSWVGLNVQPRLKSDTRKIGALINTVIADSPAEKAGLRSGDLLTAINDTVIDIRFLVQLPDFNLLVADLPTNETARFTIERDGKQEIIDVVPIERETYELLQFEQLYWGITIRDISFMMAKEMKRDNTEGVLVTSVQSGGPAGDAVPPISRDDVIVEIEGQAIKNVADFREITTKLMEESTAPRPVLTAFDRKNDRFLTIVKIGIRPLGDPGMEVKKAWLPVEYQVISRDIAQSMDEPTLTGFRVTQVYKDSTAAKAGITVGDFILSVDGEKMTAALPEHHEELAAYIRQYTPGDTVELSIKRGSEKLSLPVVLVEAPKLAREMKKYQDEVFEFTVRDITYFDRASEKWAQEQTGVLVEQVKPGGWAALGRLSTSDLIIGIGDTPVNTVDEVREQMTAIIDAAEEYVVLKIRRGIRILYLELTPNWDNKGD